From one Treponema denticola genomic stretch:
- the xseB gene encoding exodeoxyribonuclease VII small subunit: MKKFEERLEKLEKISDDIRSSDIPLEKALSLFEEGIKLAKGLEKDIEKMEGKIEVLLNQPVLPEEEPELDLFTVTENV, from the coding sequence ATGAAAAAATTTGAAGAAAGACTGGAAAAACTTGAAAAGATAAGCGATGACATACGCTCCTCCGATATTCCTTTGGAAAAGGCTCTTTCCCTCTTTGAAGAAGGCATAAAGCTTGCCAAAGGGCTCGAAAAAGATATAGAAAAAATGGAAGGAAAGATTGAAGTCTTATTAAACCAGCCAGTACTGCCAGAAGAAGAGCCGGAGCTCGACCTGTTTACGGTAACGGAAAACGTTTAA
- the mutL gene encoding DNA mismatch repair endonuclease MutL, with protein sequence MREYKPVKLLSKETASKIAAGEVIERPASVVRELLDNSIDAGASQIIVEIEEGGISAIRVSDDGCGMTREDLELCTHTHSTSKIEEAEDLLHLRSLGFRGEALSSVQAVSSLEITSTREGPAAWKLSLGKISPARLNKGTTVEVKNLFENFPARKKFLKRPQYEAAQCRQTFVEKALPHYNIEMRYIADGINKLILPPHSSLKERCLAAMSLKEPEELFYEINQEGDGFSFKAVLGSPAVVRSDKRNIYIFVNGRRINEYGLVQALCYASEGYFPNGGFPAAFVFLNVDPERVDFNIHPAKKEAKFEDYKEIHHSLSSTISSFYKQKTVSDLLKESYQPEYTRGFDFEKTEYEAADLNQSYNPAGTKNYRQSNTFDYRQNSTKTYWPSSPIKQLEASIAFQEVSTTPQDLPKSDFKFLGQFCGTFIAVEKNNALYIIDQHAAHERILFEGLKKSLGPSQELLIPYRIETESEKDDEIIRLNLQELQKAGFNISEEKKGLWIIRAVPIRWQGTEKDLKEDLAGSGKDPSGLMHHILARSACRAACKDGDIIDPVSAYNIAVKTFALPEPLCPHGRPLYFIIDRTELFKRIKRT encoded by the coding sequence ATGAGAGAATACAAGCCCGTAAAACTCTTATCAAAAGAAACCGCAAGCAAAATAGCCGCCGGAGAAGTTATCGAGCGGCCGGCCTCTGTTGTGCGGGAGCTATTGGATAACTCGATAGATGCGGGTGCCTCTCAAATTATAGTAGAAATAGAAGAAGGCGGAATAAGTGCAATAAGGGTGAGCGATGACGGCTGCGGAATGACTAGGGAAGACTTGGAACTTTGTACCCATACCCATTCCACAAGCAAAATAGAAGAGGCTGAAGACCTCCTTCACTTACGGAGCTTGGGCTTTAGAGGTGAAGCCCTTTCATCGGTGCAGGCGGTAAGCTCCCTCGAAATTACCTCCACCCGCGAAGGCCCCGCAGCTTGGAAACTTTCCTTAGGAAAGATTTCTCCTGCCCGCCTAAATAAGGGCACAACAGTCGAAGTTAAAAATCTTTTTGAAAACTTCCCTGCCCGAAAAAAATTTTTAAAACGTCCTCAATATGAGGCAGCCCAATGCCGTCAGACCTTTGTCGAAAAAGCCCTGCCCCACTACAATATCGAAATGCGTTATATAGCGGACGGAATAAATAAGCTCATTCTTCCGCCTCATTCATCCTTAAAAGAAAGATGCCTTGCAGCCATGAGCCTTAAAGAACCTGAAGAGCTTTTTTATGAGATAAACCAAGAAGGAGACGGCTTTTCTTTTAAAGCTGTTTTAGGAAGCCCCGCAGTTGTCCGCTCCGACAAGCGGAATATCTACATCTTTGTAAACGGAAGGCGGATAAACGAATACGGCCTTGTTCAAGCCCTTTGCTATGCCTCGGAAGGCTATTTTCCCAACGGAGGCTTTCCCGCAGCCTTTGTGTTTTTAAATGTAGACCCCGAAAGAGTCGACTTCAATATTCATCCTGCAAAAAAAGAAGCAAAATTCGAGGACTATAAAGAAATTCATCACAGCCTAAGCTCAACCATAAGCTCCTTTTACAAGCAAAAAACGGTTTCCGATCTTTTAAAGGAAAGCTATCAGCCTGAATATACGCGAGGCTTTGATTTTGAAAAAACTGAATATGAAGCTGCCGATTTAAACCAAAGCTATAATCCGGCCGGCACAAAAAACTATCGCCAGAGCAATACCTTCGACTATCGGCAGAACAGCACAAAAACCTATTGGCCGTCATCTCCGATAAAGCAGCTTGAAGCCTCGATAGCTTTTCAGGAAGTGTCAACAACTCCGCAAGACCTCCCCAAATCCGACTTTAAATTTTTAGGCCAATTTTGCGGCACCTTTATCGCTGTCGAAAAAAACAATGCCCTCTATATAATAGACCAGCATGCCGCCCACGAGCGTATCCTCTTTGAAGGCTTAAAAAAAAGCCTCGGCCCCTCGCAGGAGCTTTTAATTCCTTACCGCATTGAAACGGAATCCGAAAAAGACGATGAAATCATAAGGCTAAACCTCCAAGAGCTTCAAAAAGCAGGCTTTAATATAAGTGAAGAAAAAAAAGGCCTTTGGATTATAAGGGCGGTTCCCATAAGATGGCAGGGAACGGAAAAAGACTTAAAAGAAGACCTTGCAGGTTCAGGCAAAGATCCTTCGGGACTCATGCACCACATCCTTGCAAGATCAGCCTGCCGTGCCGCCTGCAAGGACGGCGACATAATCGATCCTGTTTCTGCATACAATATAGCGGTTAAAACTTTCGCCCTCCCCGAACCGCTCTGCCCCCACGGCCGCCCCCTCTATTTTATAATCGACCGCACGGAACTTTTTAAACGGATAAAACGAACTTAA
- the rlmN gene encoding 23S rRNA (adenine(2503)-C(2))-methyltransferase RlmN yields MTIKKNETALSGMFPEEIQNFCGLKEKFRAQQIFHWIASGVQSFDEMTNISLDMRSKLKKDFSLFSTKIKETLKDKDGTIKLAVELYDGAVIETVLLTDKAKRKTACVSCQAGCPMKCAFCKTGQIGFLRNLSASEIVEQFLHLEKEAGSLDNIVFMGMGEPMLNLPEIDKAINILAHPKGRNLSKRRITISTSGLCKGIYEMAENGPEVRLAVSLTTADETLRSELMPVNKTNSLDELKQAIKYFNSKSNKRVTLELALMKGLNTDKKAAQQVIEFAKGLECFINLIPWNPVEGLKFKSPSETEVRNFETYLKKDGLNISTRQKRGQSIGGACGQLGSTATKQS; encoded by the coding sequence ATGACCATTAAAAAGAATGAAACTGCTCTTTCGGGAATGTTTCCTGAAGAGATTCAAAACTTTTGCGGTCTAAAAGAAAAATTCAGAGCCCAACAAATTTTTCACTGGATAGCCTCAGGCGTACAGAGCTTTGATGAAATGACCAACATTTCATTGGATATGCGCTCTAAACTAAAAAAAGATTTTTCTCTGTTTTCGACAAAAATAAAAGAAACATTAAAAGACAAAGACGGTACAATCAAATTGGCTGTAGAGCTTTATGATGGAGCCGTAATAGAAACCGTCTTGCTTACCGATAAGGCAAAAAGAAAAACAGCCTGTGTTTCATGTCAAGCCGGTTGCCCGATGAAATGCGCTTTTTGTAAGACCGGACAGATAGGCTTTTTAAGAAATCTTTCGGCTTCAGAAATCGTAGAACAATTTTTACATTTGGAAAAAGAAGCTGGAAGTTTGGACAATATAGTCTTTATGGGGATGGGAGAACCCATGTTGAATTTACCCGAAATAGATAAGGCAATCAACATTCTTGCTCATCCTAAAGGAAGAAATCTTTCCAAAAGGCGCATAACAATTTCAACTTCCGGTCTATGTAAGGGAATCTATGAGATGGCAGAAAATGGGCCCGAAGTACGCCTTGCCGTATCATTGACAACTGCTGACGAGACATTAAGATCAGAACTTATGCCTGTCAATAAAACAAACAGCCTTGACGAATTAAAGCAAGCAATAAAATATTTTAATTCAAAATCAAATAAAAGAGTAACTTTAGAACTTGCCCTTATGAAGGGGCTTAATACCGATAAAAAGGCAGCTCAGCAGGTCATAGAATTTGCAAAAGGCCTTGAATGTTTTATAAATTTAATACCTTGGAATCCGGTAGAAGGCTTGAAGTTTAAAAGTCCATCGGAGACGGAAGTACGTAACTTTGAAACTTATCTAAAGAAAGACGGCTTAAATATAAGCACACGGCAAAAAAGAGGACAAAGCATAGGAGGAGCCTGCGGCCAATTGGGCTCAACTGCAACAAAACAAAGTTAG
- a CDS encoding ABC transporter ATP-binding protein: MLKNFIKCICTVFKYGAFPAVVLFFLSVFTGLTLPFTVLYTQKLIDSIILFLKESVVLSSVLWNAAVLALIILFMNHVNFISNIAFIYLEKKLTYNLSEAILTKMLKIDFACFEDAALHDALKEIRSRPAKKVINLFKECRAFLCDSIKLFGMVFIFSRVSPWLSLGFFVFLVLDFINEYIATKKIQAIYASQVFDERELEDLSSILSNKDALPELKIFSAVPFIVKKFKDKYKVLLKERISITLKSYRYMGIASVIMIAWFSFLIFVLIRLIIRGQVSVGMFTGLIASITEIYYLLVFMSQSFWGLIDDNKSIGFLYTFMDLPHDIHYNKMRHEENILEQNIFDKKNAIIFENVSFHYPNSEKEVLKNISFRIEAGAHIALVGKNGSGKTSLIKLIAGLYKPSAGNIFIGSKNINSLSRDALHREFSVVFQDYASYQMTLRENAALGSIEFLNDDEHLKKSLALISDDPVFDDLDKHLGKLEESGTELSGGQKQKLAIARACASKTNFIIFDEPTASLDPSAEKEMYQNLQKIIGTSNRGRGCIFISHRLASAKMADIIFVLDEGRIIEKGSHDELIKNGGLYSKMYKEQASWYKDEPDTNTEETYEK, translated from the coding sequence ATGTTAAAGAATTTTATTAAGTGCATCTGCACTGTTTTTAAATACGGAGCCTTTCCGGCTGTAGTCTTATTTTTTCTTTCGGTTTTTACGGGACTGACCCTTCCTTTTACGGTTTTATATACTCAAAAACTAATCGATTCTATAATTTTATTTTTAAAAGAGTCTGTTGTTTTGTCTTCCGTTTTATGGAATGCCGCTGTTTTAGCCCTAATCATTCTTTTTATGAATCATGTTAATTTTATAAGCAATATAGCCTTTATCTATCTTGAAAAAAAATTGACTTATAATTTATCCGAAGCTATTTTAACCAAGATGCTTAAGATAGATTTTGCATGTTTTGAGGATGCTGCATTACACGATGCATTAAAGGAAATCAGGAGCCGGCCTGCAAAAAAAGTTATAAATCTTTTTAAAGAATGTAGGGCATTCCTTTGTGACAGTATAAAACTTTTTGGAATGGTTTTTATCTTCTCAAGGGTTTCCCCTTGGCTGAGTCTCGGCTTTTTTGTTTTTTTAGTTTTGGATTTTATAAACGAATATATTGCAACAAAAAAAATCCAAGCTATCTATGCTTCTCAAGTTTTTGATGAAAGAGAACTCGAAGATTTAAGCTCTATCCTTTCAAATAAGGATGCCTTGCCCGAATTAAAAATATTTTCTGCTGTTCCTTTTATCGTAAAAAAATTTAAGGATAAGTATAAGGTTTTATTAAAGGAAAGAATATCGATTACCCTAAAATCTTACCGTTATATGGGGATTGCTTCCGTAATAATGATAGCATGGTTTTCTTTTTTAATCTTTGTTTTGATTCGGTTAATCATAAGAGGACAAGTGTCTGTAGGAATGTTTACAGGTCTTATAGCTTCAATAACGGAAATTTATTATTTGCTTGTATTTATGTCTCAAAGTTTTTGGGGTTTAATCGATGATAACAAAAGTATCGGCTTTTTGTACACATTTATGGATCTTCCACATGATATTCACTATAACAAGATGCGGCATGAGGAAAACATTTTGGAACAAAACATTTTCGATAAAAAAAATGCAATCATTTTTGAAAATGTTTCTTTCCATTATCCTAATTCTGAAAAAGAAGTTTTAAAAAATATTTCTTTTAGGATAGAAGCGGGAGCTCACATCGCCTTGGTAGGAAAAAACGGCAGCGGAAAAACAAGTTTGATAAAACTGATTGCGGGGCTTTATAAGCCTTCAGCCGGAAATATCTTTATAGGTTCAAAAAACATAAACTCTCTTTCCCGCGATGCTCTTCATAGGGAGTTTAGTGTTGTGTTTCAAGATTATGCAAGCTATCAGATGACTCTGCGTGAAAATGCAGCACTGGGAAGCATTGAATTTTTAAACGATGATGAACACCTAAAAAAATCCCTTGCCCTTATTTCAGATGATCCTGTTTTTGATGATCTGGATAAGCATCTTGGAAAATTGGAAGAATCGGGAACGGAGCTTTCGGGAGGACAAAAACAAAAACTTGCAATTGCAAGGGCTTGTGCCTCTAAAACTAATTTTATAATTTTTGATGAACCTACGGCTTCATTGGATCCTTCAGCCGAAAAAGAGATGTATCAAAATCTTCAAAAAATTATAGGTACTTCCAATAGGGGGCGGGGCTGTATTTTTATCTCTCACCGTCTTGCAAGTGCAAAAATGGCAGACATAATTTTTGTGCTCGATGAAGGAAGAATAATAGAAAAAGGCTCCCATGATGAACTTATAAAAAACGGCGGCCTTTATTCTAAAATGTACAAGGAGCAGGCCTCTTGGTATAAGGATGAGCCTGACACTAATACGGAGGAAACTTATGAAAAATAA
- a CDS encoding EAL domain-containing protein has translation MKKKLKQQKCSASMLVRLLIPMVFVFVFQTVVMVLMFFNSDIIQQSVDNAYGILGEKVLNRKIIIENEMVNRWSRIEDLHKKVLNVIQAELSQNNMEIYQLADRPDLQNRILDILLPQLIYTARRNYVTGVFLVIDAPTPMIKVDEFLYPGLYIRNDDPASYSSNNEDILVSRGPAEVVQKHNIALGGNWEPNFTISRCNKDSSCRYFNAPIFGVFRHPDWSPKDLGFWSPSFKLDHLSNEVITYSIPIIDKQGYIYGVIGIDLSAKYLQSFLNFDELDMFKEGIYCIAVHNTNDNTQTFLPVVFNSAANNLKVNNLPIFKRINDEYRNVDMLNDEQEFTDKYSLAIEPFHLYQNSGMYGNEEWVLIGLTPEANVLFFLRSLKNMFWKFLFVSSFLFLLGSYLSSQHISNMFKKVVANLRDSDPRKMLNIKKMNITEVDTLIVAIEKLSASVFNAASRVSTIIETLQVPIGVFEENILMGTVFCNSIWFKLFNIESYSEDSVLRTEEFYSQLKRYEYYIDEQDDTKTIYAIPTEEHGKVRWIKFMQMKEKDKVLGIAVDITKEVEDLKKLEIQMNYDEMTGLYNRYAFDKKLAEILKKQDLGVCALVMWDLDNVKYINDSFGHVYGDMYLTSFGKKLAALQQEYCIVCRYSGDEFYTFFYDFSSSDEIRLILTSFWKEIQGTSIMLPNGENSKLRVSAGLAWYPYDADNQADLLRYSNFAVYDVKNSFKGTLHEFNLDAYKKNYIMINGTEALNQMLERNLIEYAMQPIVTSGTGDIYGYEMLMRSSVPEFKNPEVVLRLAKAQSKLHKLEELTFFGAMETFAKKIENGEISKDTKIFLNTISSQVLSDAKFFEFEEKFKPYLSNIVLEITESEPLNTNFYDLKNERIRNWNAMLAIDDFGSGYSNESSLLFLSPNLVKIDMSIVRDVHKSLDKQNVLENLVSYAKKRNIIILAEGVETIDEIDVLLRFGVDLFQGYFFAKPSFDITPIPEEKIQELTNILSVF, from the coding sequence ATGAAAAAAAAATTGAAACAGCAAAAATGTTCTGCATCGATGTTGGTACGGCTTCTGATTCCTATGGTTTTTGTATTTGTTTTTCAGACTGTAGTAATGGTGCTGATGTTTTTCAATTCGGATATTATTCAACAATCCGTAGATAATGCCTATGGAATTTTAGGTGAAAAAGTTTTAAACCGCAAAATAATTATCGAAAATGAAATGGTTAATAGATGGTCGAGAATTGAAGATTTGCATAAAAAGGTTTTAAATGTAATTCAAGCTGAATTATCTCAAAATAATATGGAGATTTATCAGCTTGCAGATAGACCTGATTTGCAAAACCGTATTCTTGATATACTCTTGCCCCAACTCATCTATACTGCAAGACGTAACTATGTTACAGGTGTTTTTTTGGTTATTGATGCACCGACTCCTATGATAAAAGTAGATGAGTTTCTTTATCCGGGTTTATATATCAGAAATGATGATCCGGCTTCTTATTCTTCAAATAATGAAGATATTCTTGTATCAAGAGGCCCTGCAGAGGTTGTGCAAAAGCATAATATTGCCTTAGGCGGGAATTGGGAACCTAATTTTACTATTTCCCGCTGTAATAAAGATAGTTCCTGTAGGTATTTTAATGCTCCCATTTTTGGAGTATTCAGACACCCTGATTGGTCGCCTAAAGATTTAGGATTTTGGAGTCCTTCATTTAAACTGGACCATTTAAGTAATGAGGTTATTACATATTCGATTCCTATAATTGATAAACAAGGATATATTTACGGGGTTATCGGTATAGATTTATCCGCAAAGTATCTTCAGTCTTTTTTGAATTTTGATGAACTGGATATGTTCAAAGAAGGAATATATTGTATAGCTGTTCACAATACTAATGATAATACTCAAACATTTTTGCCTGTAGTGTTTAATAGTGCTGCAAATAATTTGAAAGTAAATAACCTTCCTATTTTTAAGAGAATCAATGATGAGTATAGAAACGTTGATATGCTTAATGATGAGCAGGAATTTACAGATAAATATTCTTTGGCTATTGAACCATTCCATCTTTATCAGAATAGCGGAATGTATGGAAATGAAGAATGGGTGTTGATAGGTTTGACTCCGGAAGCCAATGTACTTTTCTTTTTAAGAAGTCTAAAAAACATGTTCTGGAAATTTCTTTTTGTTTCAAGCTTTTTGTTTTTACTGGGATCATATTTATCGAGTCAACATATTTCCAATATGTTTAAAAAAGTTGTAGCAAATCTGCGAGATAGTGATCCTCGAAAAATGCTCAATATTAAAAAGATGAATATAACCGAGGTTGATACCCTCATTGTTGCCATAGAAAAATTAAGTGCCAGTGTTTTTAATGCTGCGTCGCGTGTATCTACAATTATAGAAACGCTTCAAGTTCCTATAGGTGTTTTTGAAGAAAATATTTTGATGGGAACGGTATTTTGTAATTCTATTTGGTTTAAATTATTTAACATTGAATCTTATTCAGAAGATTCCGTTTTAAGGACTGAGGAATTTTATAGTCAGCTTAAACGTTATGAATATTATATAGATGAACAAGATGATACTAAGACTATCTATGCCATTCCTACAGAAGAACATGGAAAAGTTCGCTGGATAAAATTTATGCAAATGAAGGAAAAAGATAAGGTTCTCGGTATAGCGGTTGATATTACCAAAGAAGTTGAAGATCTTAAGAAACTTGAGATTCAAATGAATTATGATGAAATGACAGGCCTTTATAATAGATATGCTTTTGATAAAAAACTTGCCGAAATATTAAAAAAACAAGATTTAGGTGTATGTGCTCTTGTAATGTGGGATCTTGACAACGTAAAATATATTAACGATTCTTTTGGGCATGTATATGGCGATATGTATTTAACATCTTTTGGAAAAAAACTCGCAGCTCTTCAGCAAGAATACTGTATTGTGTGCAGGTACTCCGGAGATGAGTTTTATACATTCTTTTATGATTTTTCTTCATCTGATGAAATAAGACTTATTTTGACTTCTTTTTGGAAGGAAATACAGGGAACAAGTATAATGCTTCCTAATGGAGAGAATTCAAAATTACGTGTTTCGGCAGGTTTGGCTTGGTATCCTTATGATGCGGACAATCAAGCCGATTTACTTAGGTATTCCAATTTTGCAGTATATGATGTAAAAAATTCTTTTAAAGGAACTTTACACGAGTTTAATTTAGATGCTTATAAAAAGAATTATATAATGATTAACGGTACGGAAGCTCTTAATCAGATGCTTGAGAGAAACCTCATAGAATATGCTATGCAGCCCATCGTTACTTCCGGTACCGGCGATATTTACGGATATGAGATGCTGATGCGTTCTTCAGTTCCCGAATTTAAAAATCCTGAGGTTGTTTTGAGACTTGCAAAAGCTCAATCGAAGCTTCATAAACTTGAAGAACTTACTTTTTTTGGTGCTATGGAAACTTTTGCAAAAAAGATAGAAAATGGCGAAATATCTAAAGATACAAAGATATTTTTAAATACAATAAGCTCTCAAGTTTTATCGGATGCCAAATTCTTCGAGTTTGAGGAAAAGTTTAAGCCTTATCTTTCAAATATTGTTTTGGAAATTACGGAATCCGAGCCTCTTAACACAAACTTTTATGATCTAAAAAATGAAAGAATCCGTAATTGGAATGCAATGCTTGCAATTGATGACTTCGGAAGCGGTTATAGTAACGAGTCATCTCTTTTGTTCTTATCGCCTAATTTGGTAAAGATAGATATGTCCATAGTAAGGGATGTTCATAAGAGTCTTGATAAGCAAAACGTATTGGAAAACCTTGTTTCTTATGCAAAAAAAAGAAATATAATAATATTGGCCGAAGGTGTTGAAACAATAGATGAGATAGATGTTCTACTGCGTTTTGGTGTAGATTTGTTCCAAGGTTACTTTTTTGCAAAGCCGTCTTTTGATATTACTCCCATACCTGAAGAAAAAATACAGGAATTAACTAATATTTTATCGGTTTTTTAG
- a CDS encoding RidA family protein: MKEIIATNKAPSAIGPYSQGIKANGFVFTSGQIPLDPATGAFPEGIKAQTRQSLLNVKAILEQAGTSIDKVIKTTVFLSDMNNFAAMNEVYAEIFGSSNHPSRSAVQVARLPKDALVEIEVIALA, from the coding sequence ATGAAAGAAATCATCGCAACAAACAAGGCACCTTCAGCCATCGGCCCCTATTCTCAGGGAATTAAGGCAAACGGTTTTGTATTTACGTCGGGGCAAATCCCCTTGGATCCTGCTACGGGAGCCTTTCCTGAAGGAATTAAAGCCCAAACACGCCAGTCCTTACTCAACGTAAAGGCAATTTTGGAACAGGCAGGAACAAGCATCGACAAGGTAATCAAAACCACCGTTTTTTTAAGCGATATGAATAATTTTGCTGCAATGAACGAGGTATATGCAGAAATCTTCGGCTCTTCAAACCATCCTTCAAGATCGGCCGTACAGGTTGCCCGTCTTCCTAAAGATGCTCTCGTCGAAATAGAAGTGATCGCTCTTGCATAG
- a CDS encoding tetratricopeptide repeat protein, translated as MSDIKHEKKLANIDSPGETTKSFENKLDEEIPDLGESDFINRPPFSDEILSAEDSKQVEISELSKQAYSLLKGNSITEAINVFKKILELDPTNNYALVGLGDAERKNNKFNEAIQFYKQCLEHHPSNNYALFGLADCYKSMNQFPRAIAIWEEYLKFDDKNITVLTRVADAYRKTKEFEKAEKLYQKVLEKSPKNAYALIGLGHLNYDFKKYREALVYWEKVMESSGELVDIRILTSIGNCYRKMKLFDRGVYYFERALERSPDNFYGLFGLADCYRGLNQQYNSIVYWKKILELDPNNKVILTRIGDAYRSMNDFEKAKENYQKALDIDFDSYAMLGLAILCKLQQKYDQAITTLTHLKDTEDTNYRVYLELAQCYIEKKEKQKAIETLMDFQKLGIKNQTISDLLFELTKNDH; from the coding sequence ATGTCAGACATCAAACATGAAAAAAAGTTAGCAAATATAGATAGTCCCGGTGAGACTACAAAAAGTTTCGAAAACAAATTAGATGAAGAGATTCCTGACCTTGGGGAATCTGATTTTATAAATAGACCGCCCTTTAGTGATGAGATACTCAGCGCTGAAGATTCAAAGCAAGTAGAAATATCCGAACTTTCAAAGCAAGCCTACTCCCTTTTAAAAGGAAACAGTATTACCGAAGCGATCAATGTTTTTAAAAAAATATTGGAACTTGATCCTACAAATAATTATGCGCTAGTAGGCTTAGGTGATGCAGAGCGCAAAAACAACAAATTCAATGAAGCAATACAATTTTACAAACAATGCCTTGAACATCATCCAAGTAATAACTATGCTCTTTTCGGCCTTGCAGACTGCTACAAGTCAATGAACCAATTTCCAAGAGCCATAGCTATCTGGGAAGAATACCTTAAGTTTGATGATAAAAATATTACCGTATTAACCCGAGTAGCCGACGCTTACCGAAAGACCAAAGAATTTGAAAAGGCAGAAAAGCTTTATCAAAAAGTATTGGAAAAATCCCCGAAAAACGCTTATGCCCTAATAGGCTTGGGCCACCTAAATTACGACTTTAAAAAATATCGGGAAGCCCTCGTATACTGGGAAAAGGTAATGGAATCGAGCGGAGAATTGGTAGATATACGTATCTTGACATCTATTGGAAACTGTTACCGAAAAATGAAGCTCTTTGATAGAGGTGTATATTATTTTGAAAGAGCCCTTGAACGCTCACCCGATAATTTTTACGGCCTCTTTGGTTTGGCTGACTGCTACAGAGGTTTAAACCAGCAATATAACTCCATAGTATACTGGAAAAAAATACTTGAACTTGATCCTAACAACAAGGTTATTTTAACGCGAATAGGTGATGCCTACCGCAGCATGAATGACTTTGAAAAAGCAAAAGAAAACTATCAAAAGGCCCTTGATATAGACTTTGATTCATACGCAATGTTAGGCCTTGCAATATTGTGCAAGCTGCAGCAAAAATATGATCAGGCTATTACTACCCTAACCCATCTTAAAGATACCGAAGATACAAATTATAGGGTATATCTTGAACTTGCCCAGTGCTATATAGAAAAAAAAGAAAAGCAAAAAGCCATAGAAACCTTAATGGATTTCCAAAAACTTGGAATTAAAAATCAAACGATTTCGGACCTTTTGTTTGAGCTGACAAAAAATGACCATTAA